Genomic DNA from Telopea speciosissima isolate NSW1024214 ecotype Mountain lineage chromosome 2, Tspe_v1, whole genome shotgun sequence:
CTTTGGCGGCGACAGCTTTCCCTGCCTCTGCTCTCTTTCccttaggggtgcaagtttggctctgtcggcccaaacccgccctggccctccctgagcccgaacagggcctgggctgagatatttggccctgaggacgggtcagtgttggaaatttctggccctgagttagggtcgggtcgggtcgggttagggttgaggcctcaaagttaagcttggcccggcccggcccaaccctgatttaagttatactagaaaatatatattgatataatttatacattataaactttaaatttcacccacatttttttatataatatattatgtatgaagacaataagtgttataatatattttattatattattattttatgtaaaattgataatgttcttcCCGAcacattccagcccatgcatttctttcctcctccccatgatcagggccaatcagggtcagcccgccccgaccctgagggcgggtcagggttgaatttttctggccctgagtcagggtctggttgggcctgggcccagctaaggggacttagggttgggctagggttctataaagcccggcccaacccgaccttgttgcaaCCCTACTTTCCCTCGTTGCTTTTGCCTTCCCTTTTTTCTGCTCCTCTTGCCGGTGACTATGAAAATAACAACTCCACCTCACCTCTCCCTCTTCATCTTCCTACTCCTTCATACCCCTTAAGGGTGGGGCCCAGCCATGTCCTCGAACCTTCAAATCTCGCCCTTCACCAATTGAAATGTTTGAACAATACAACCCTTCATTTGGGCCCATCCACAGGGTTCAGGGGCTCAGGGGCGGCGTGCACCGCGCGaccgggtggcgttctctttcacATTTCTGTTTTATAAATCTGGTTATTATTCTTTTTGTAGCAGGAAGATTGCATATTTGACTTGCTACTTTCTCATGTTGTTGTAGTTCTCCTTTTGTTGACTCTAGGAGCTGAATTGCAAATTTGCTTTTGCCTCCAGTTGATGATATACGGTGCTTGCCTTACTTTGTTGAATCTTTTTATACAGGGAGAATTCCTTTTGCATTTTTGGAAGATATTCATCAAAGATTTGTGAAGACTTATGGCCGTGCTGTTCATACAGCTCAAGCTTATGCTATGAATGATGAGTTCTCAAGAGTTTTGAGCCAACAAATGGACTACTATAACAATGATCCTAATGCAGATCAGATAAACCGGTTGAAAGGTGAAATGAGCCAGGTAtatatttctaatgcttatGAAGATTTGTGCCTTTAAACAGCTCCTCCCTTCTTTTTTAATCCTAGTTTCCATATGTGTTGGCTGTCTGAAATACCTCTTaaccctccccccctcccattTATTAAGAGTTTATTTGTTATTGTCCTTACTTGGTCCTCATGATATCACTTAATAGTTGAACATGGGTTGTAGGTCAAATGAAAAAGACAGTACACCCtccttttatgtaaaataaGGCTCAAAATGTCACTCATCCTTGGGGAGGGGGGGATAAATTTTTGCCAGCTATTTCTGAATGTGCAGTATCTGTGTAATTTGATAGGTGCGCAATGTCATGATAGAGAATATTGATAAAGTTTTAGAGAGGGGAGACCGCTTGGAACTGCTGGTTGATAAGACTGCTCATATGCAAGGAAACACATTTCGTTTCAGAAAGCAAGCACGCCGTTTCAAGAACACTGTGTGGTGGAGAAATGTCAAGCTCACGTATGTGTACTGAACTCAAAATAGTATCTTCCATGTTTTAGGAACGCACACTTATAGGTGTATGCATCGATGCACTCCACTAGATCGGGCATGGAGCTTCCTACATTCCTGTGCATgtttcactttttcttttttgttggggggggtgtgtggatggaggggggtgtgAAGCGAACTGTCAAAAGGGTTATA
This window encodes:
- the LOC122649476 gene encoding vesicle-associated membrane protein 711-like, with the translated sequence MTILYALVARGSVVLAEFSSTSTNASAIARQILEKIPANNDSHVSYSQDRYIFHVKSTDGLTVLCMADDTTGRRIPFAFLEDIHQRFVKTYGRAVHTAQAYAMNDEFSRVLSQQMDYYNNDPNADQINRLKGEMSQVRNVMIENIDKVLERGDRLELLVDKTAHMQGNTFRFRKQARRFKNTVWWRNVKLTVALIILLLIIVYIVVAIVCHGPTLPSCLK